A stretch of Lathyrus oleraceus cultivar Zhongwan6 chromosome 6, CAAS_Psat_ZW6_1.0, whole genome shotgun sequence DNA encodes these proteins:
- the LOC127096553 gene encoding F-box only protein 8, whose product MDYQQKLSLRFNQWSDSKVSRKYIDDDVAFHVLSKLPVKSLKRFGCVRKSWSILFENSHFINMLRNHFISHSNSDDHRTYLLIFKRDCADRYHPELHLLDSRIKLTLPPPFQEDDFYLNILGKTSVSGVFCIGTKDVRGDSNKVKYVLWNPAIEEFVVIPPSPDELVPKHPRLGVFHGFHGFGYDQVRDDFKMIQYVTFDSSSCNDYDPDSPPPQVSGGLSAFKILRSSSEAYEEQDLKPLKTKF is encoded by the exons ATGGATTATCAGCAGAAGCTATCACTGCGGTTTAACCAGTGGTCTGATTCAAAGGTTAGCAGAAAGTATATTGACGATGATGTTGCCTTCCATGTTCTTTCGAAACTCCCCGTTAAATCATTGAAGCGTTTTGGTTGCGTACGCAAATCATGGTCCATTTTATTTGAAAATTCTCATTTCATCAATATGCTCCGCAACCATTTCATATCTCATAGCAATTCCGACGATCATCGTACATACCTCCTCATATTTAAACGTGATTGTGCTGATCGTTACCATCCTGAATTGCATTTGCTCGATAGTAGAATCAAATTAACTTTGCCACCTCCATTTCAAGAGGATGACTTTTATCTTAATATTTTGGGAAAAACAAGTGTTAGCGGTGTTTTTTGTATCGGGACAAAGGATGTAAGGGGAGATTCTAATAAGGTCAAATATGTATTGTGGAACCCAGCTATCGAAGAATTCGTTGTCATTCCTCCTAGCCCCGATGAGCTTGTACCAAAACACCCTCGCCTTGGCGTGTTTCATGGCTTTCATGGGTTTGGTTATGACCAAGTAAGAGATGACTTTAAGATGATTCAATATGTAACGTTTGATAGCTCAAGTTGTAATGACTATGATCCTGATTCTCCTCCACCACAAG TCTCTGGAGGATTGTCAGCCTTCAAGATTCTCCGCTCAAGTTCTGAAGCTTatgaagaacaagatctgaagcCTCTGAAGACCAAATTctga
- the LOC127096554 gene encoding ribonuclease 1-like produces MDWTLHGEDAIPKDLQTKLKISWTSAIGDNEMFWKYEWSKHGTCYYDGKKHRQFTYFNTAYKFWNGVNLFNTLKAEGIVPVSGLGKQYTTEAATKAIKKHYTNDTVTFTPRFMCSNSPPNELYEIIMCLDHDGMSAINCTMPSSCGNLFLWKL; encoded by the exons ATGGATTGGACGCTTCACGGTGAAGATGCA ATTCCAAAAGATTTACAAACTAAGCTCAAGATATCATGGACAAGTGCAATAGGAGATAATGAAATGTTCTGGAAATATGAATGGTCCAAGCATGGAACATGTTACTACGATGGGAAGAAGCATAGGCAATTTACATACTTCAATACAGCATACAAGTTTTGGAATGGAGTTAACCTTTTTAATACACTCAAGGCAGAAGGGATTGTCCCTGTTTCAGGATTAGGCAAGCAGTACACTACAGAGGCTGCAACAAAAGCCATCAAAAAGCATTACACCAATGACACTGTTACATTCACTCCTCGATTCATGTGTTCTAATTCTCCACCAAATGAGTTATATGAAATTATTATGTGTTTGGATCATGACGGAATGAGTGCCATCAACTGTACAATGCCTTCATCTTGTGGCAACTTATTTTTATggaaattataa